From the genome of Liolophura sinensis isolate JHLJ2023 chromosome 5, CUHK_Ljap_v2, whole genome shotgun sequence:
CACAGTGGAGAGCAAAATCTGGAATAATAATTAATAGATTATGTGAATACTAGTGAATAAGTGACAAACCGGCAAGTTTAAAGATAagcgtatttatttatctattttgtttACGTTGAACGTTGAACGCTGTATTCAGTTAGGACAGTCCGACGGCAATATGTGAATGCCTAGAGAACCAGTGTAGACCACCGCCAGAGACCTAACAGAGGCTGGAGTGTAAAGAGTCTGGAGTAATCCACGCCCAGAAACCTAAAAGAGGCTGGAGAAAACCGAAGAGCGGTGTAAACCGCCGCCAGACACCTAACAGAGGCTGGAGAAAACCCGAGagcctggtgtaaaccaccgccAGATATCTAACAAAGACTGGAGAAAACCCGAGAGTCCGGTGTATACCACAGCCAGATACCTAACAGAGACTAGAGAAAACCATGCAGGgagcccagagtaaaccaccacctgATACCTGACAGAGGCTGGAGAAAATCGGAGAACAACGATTTGTCGGACAAAGCCAAAGGCGGTTTTACATTATAAAAGACGAGAACAacacagagagcaaaaccagagcagcaaggACAGGTGTCATAGGCAAATGGTCTAAGGTAAAATCtggccacttgtcaatttatctcagttagggtttcattgTAACTGTTCGTGTATGCATGAGTATATACACgagtgtgcttggggttttacgtcgtacttaacaactctTCAGTTATATATCGacaagaagtcattaggtgtgtgtacatctatACTATGtcatcttgtggcagggcgagtccatgctgtcaaagtgctgccgccactgaagtatcatgccgaagacaccagacatgacaccccatccagtcacattataataacattggATTAACTGGCCATATTTTCTTGCTCTGATCTCTCAGTGCTGGGCGCCAcctacccgggtttgatccaagTCTCCCGATTTCGATGCAGGGGACTCTATCCGGAGCGGTTTAaatgttcgtgtaaatgcttataaAACAGTTGCAAAttacactcccccccccccccccccccccgcttcagtggcctaatgcttagagcatccgcctcgaagtcgggagacccgacatcaaatgaaatacatacatggtACTTCTTACCACTTCGCCTGACGCTCAACACTTAGAtatcagagcaaggaaacgggattgggtggcttggtgtcagtataatgtgactgggtgggttttcatgtctggtgtctcctcaccctgccacaagaagacacattatacaaacacacacctaatgactcctcgtcgtcatataactgaataagtacgacgttaaagtcaaaacattcattcatcacatttaagatacaaacacattaaattCACATGTCACTTCACGGGACAAATTCTGTAGTTCGCCCACAGGAAATTGGAGTGCCCCTAAACCTCGTTTGCTGAAAGGGACCCGTCAAAATTGTCGGGCAAAGTATTAAAATACACTTCCGAGACATTCAGAGACCTGGCGGGCTGAGCATTTCCAAATCAGCCAAATTTCTATCAGTTACAAATTTTGTGTTGTTGCGAGCTACATCAGAGCCAATGGTCTTCTGGCTGGCCTGACCACTACACAGCACAGAGCTAAAGGGTGTTCGGTTAGTTTCCTATCACTGCTGGTCAAATACGTGTCAATACTGGTATGAGTTTCTAGCATCCCAAAGCGCCCAGCCGTTCTCCCCTATAAGCGTTAACGTGCCAGACCCATTACACACAATAATATGTGGAGTCCAGATACCTGTATCTTCTGGGTCCGTATCTGCGCTGCGTCCAGTATATCGTGAGTCAACATTGTGCTGCGTAGTTTATCGAATATGCCATGCTAATTATATTCTACACTGTCGTAAAGTATACCTGTGAAGCTTTTATTCTGCATATTGAATAAAAACTCATTTAATCGTTACGACACTGACGCTGTCAATTAATTTTCTCGCATTTCGTGAACTAAAACAATATATCCACATGCTGGGCTTGCATGGGTATTAGattacatgtaacacatacGTGATTACGTGTAACACGGACGAGATTTCATGTAACACATACGAGATTACGTGTACCACAGACGAGATTTCATGTAATACAGATGAGATCAAATGTAATACAGATGAGATTACATGTCATACAGATAAGGTACATGTCATACAGATGaggttacatgtaacacagacgagattacatgtaacacagacGAGATTTCATGTAATACAGACGAGATTTTACATCTCATACAGGCGAGAACTCATGTTATACGGACGAggttacatgtaatacagaagAGATTCCATGTAATACAGACGAGATGCATTATTGCAATATTTGGCAGAAGAACTATCTAAGAACACTGACTACGGTGCATCAGGGACCAGTGCAAGATGTACGGTAATGGAGACGATTGCATTATACGAAAGTGGAACATTGCATAGAAAAATACCAGAGTGCACTATAAAACAAAATGCGCTGTTTGCACCAGGGCCTATACATGATCACCATGAACAAGGCAAATACAAGTCTATACTCAAGgctttaaagggatacaaaatcgtgtttgattggctggtgtgagaggtgGGCAAATCCTGGTTACGGCTATAGCCTATAAGCGGCAGTTTGGGTAAGGCTGACTTATTCAAGCGTACTCAAAGCTGCAGGATTTAACGCAGTAAACCTTTAAATATAGCTCCgctctcagccaatcagcttcGATATTGCATTCCTTCAAAACGTTAaaatcactacatgtatgttccacCGAAACGTTAGATATGGGTTCgggacaaaaattaaaacaacgaTGGCATCATAAATTTCAGGTCTGGCAAAGAAAACCAAGGAATCCCCCAGAGTGTTACGTTTCGGGATACGGAACCTTCACACTACAGTCTCTAAAGACTATTATTTCTAAGAGTTCAAGAAAACGAAATTTATATCTCAGGTGTGTTGTGAAAAACACGATCATCCGCTTTACTgcaatttaatatttaattcagagtgtagacctatatatatatatatatatatatatatatatatatatatatatatatatatatatatatatatatatttcaggcCTCAAAAACATGGCTTTCTACAAGCATAAGGTGAGGTGTGTAAGACAGTACCCACGGAAGATTCTTTTGCAGTAACTGAATGTTCTTAATGCATAATCACATAGACTCATCAAGCAAACTGACGTCCCAACATAAGCGAATAAGACagagatgtgacaaaaattacGCTTGCTAAAGGTTTTGCATCTCGATTGTGCCTTCATTCGTCTACTTGTGTTGATAGGAGTAGATTCAAGAATAACACACAGTCACCAGACAGGAAGATCCGGATCCGGAGTAAACCTTACAACAGGTACctgtctgacaaacctcttaatTTCAACCGCAGGCCAGGCTCTGTAAAGCATACTTGAAACGtttggttttttatttcttcatacgAAGTTTATCATGTAGCCCATcacataaaagtacaaaaaaagctTCTCCGCTTTCCTCTTTGAGcgtaaaaatgattttaaactacagtttttctTTACGGGCCAGCGATAAGTCTGAAAGTTAAGTACCCTGCTGTGTGAGGACTTCACAGTGACAGCTGTCAAAGCGGGCTTTGTTaagagggtgggggtgggggcaaAGCTAGTCCCGCGTTCCccgtatgttcatcgatgacgtcatttccgaataatTCTGACCATTTagggaaaatatgcataaagtagaggggttattaaaatataaaatgtgcctcaaaaatgaaagttttttttattttcttatattatttttcttttttggcacACTTCTCTTCATGTTCTTTACAAGCATATTATTCGTTTTGTAGTACCTTTTCTCGTACCATTTAAGACGAACGGGGCGAATAGGCTACACTCGTCTCTCCGACACCGTTGTCACGTTTATTTGTCTACGAGATTTGAAGCTCTGGAGTTTTAAGAATATAGTTTACtagccccgatagcacagttggtagctcgtccgcttcgggggcggtagatccagcgtcaatcctgggtcaggtcacacctaaggcctttaAAGAAGTtctaacttcttcgcttggcctTCCACattatagtgcaacgactggttgacccgtatcagtataatcgctcgggtggggcgccttatttgccttcgggaagtcatctcagtgaagcagtactagataaaaatcggtggaaatccgtcctgcaacaaggaggcacataacatattCTATGGAATCCTTCatcgtcatgactgaaaaattctttgatacggcgttaaataccaaGCACACACTCAATCTGAAATGTAGTCCGTTGATGTCGCGCTGTCAAGTTCACTGCAAGGGACAGAACAGAAAAATCCTTAAAACAGTAACTGAGTATTAGGTTGACTCCCTTGATAAGCCGATTTCAAGCAAACGTCTCGCAACCTTTCGGTCTAGTGGGTTGGAACGACTAGAacgttcattcatttattggatCATTGTTATGCGTTTATTACCACTATATAATTTTGCTTGTTCCTATCATATCTAGCGCCGACTGCCTGTACATCAGGGGCTGTGAAAACATTCCCAAGGTGGGGACCATGTCCAGAGGCTTGCGAATGAAAAAAGCCGATCTAAGTGGAATGGGGAGGGTTTGACTTCattaggttatctcccttggttcaGTTCTGAGATGATGCGATTCGCCAGTGCATCCGCCTTGTACTCTGAAATAACGGGTCTTCTACATTTACTCGATTAGGAAAGGATACAGCGTTGCCCATTATGAAAATAACTGGCAGCATATACTTCGGTATCCTGTCACACAGTTATTGTACACCAAGTAAAGTACGTACACGTCCTATACACAGAACTCCGGCCTCCTATATTTGACCAACACATGTAACCAGGTGTTTCACTTACAGAGCCCGAGCCTGGTTTATCTGacagtaataaataatatttgtttggCGTCGGCGTCACTTGGGTGAAGGTTTTGTCTTTTGTCCTGTGGACACTACCGTCTTCAAAACTACTGTTTTCAAGTAGTTATCTAATTGACAACTTTAAGACTGACTTTATTGACGGTTTGACCTTGTCAAATAGATAAAAAGGTATGGAAAGAGGCAACCAACAACTGATGTTGGCACTTCAGGTTTTTTACCCGAACTTAATTTTGGGTAGTGTTTGCTTCTGAACCTCAGATGAGGGATCTGGGTGCAAGACATCAACTTTGCGAGAGCGTTTATACTGGGCACAGTCCACCATTCTGTGAGAGTGCACACCAAGTCTCGCTTTTTGATTCAAAATGGCATGTGCATGTAGAGGTTCTACAACAAATGAACACAGCCGTGAAGAAATTCTACAACAAATGAACACACCTGTGAAGAGGTTCTACAACAAATGAACACACCTGTGAAGAGGTTCTACAACAAATGAACACACCTGTGAAGAGGTTCTACAACAAATGAACACACCTGTGAAGAGGTTCTACAACAAATGAACACACCTGTGAAGAGGTTCTACAACAAATGAACACACCTGTGAAATCAAAAGATTTAACTCATTGAGGATAATGATATTTATTACGATGCTGCTGTCACAACAAAGTCACATTTGAACAGAGACACACCAAActagaaaataaatgtacaaagtgTTCAATACGTAGCCTACCAACTCCAACCTACATGTTAATAATATAACAATGTATATTCTCATGgcgggaatttttttttagcattttacAGTGTAACAGTGCAATTGTACAGTGCAACAAATAATTAAGTATTTTCAAAAGCACTTGTGTtgattaatttttaaatatgttttttctttttttttttcccccactgCATTGCAACCTGGCTAAACTGTCATGAGTGTTGAGAGGAAAACAGCCTGCGACGAACAGTAATAGATGTATTTGTTAAAAACTACAGCATCATCGTTTCCTGTATGCTAGTTGTCTGCTCTTGATGACCGTCCACTTGTGGCGCTTGAAATAATAAGCTGTTCCAAGGAGCAATGTGAAAAGGAACAAGGCCTTGTGGAagaggagagagaaaaaaaacataggttAAAATCATTAAATGACTCTGGGCCGAGAGCGCTACAAAGCTCTTGATGACACTGACAGCTATCTATCTTTTGCCATCTAACAATCTTTCAACATGGCAGATATCAATTTCATTTTGCATAACATTATAAGCCACTAACATTGTCAAAGAACAACAAAGCTTTACCAATACATGTCCACTATCTGTTTGAGTTGTCATAAAAATGAGCAtatcactgataaaattattttctgCTCTCTATCAGACAATCACCGCCTAAATTTATATCAATTCATGAAATATAAAACCTACCAGGCTTCTAAatgtagtttatttattcatttatttgcttggtgttttacaccatactcaagatgatttcacttatacgacctgCTAAATGTAGTTTAAATCAGTGACTattacatcatttatttatttatttgattggtgttttacgccgtactcaaagaatatttcacttatacgatagcagccagcattatagtgggaggaaaccaggtagagcacgggggaaacccatgacctcctgcaggttgctgacagatcttcccacgtacggccagagaggaagccagcatgagctggacttgaactttgACTGGCATTTAATGCTCTTCTctaaattttattcattcatacacCTACGATCGGGAGCCTGGGTTTTTGCACTGGTCAGATTTAGAATTAAACTGCCTGAGCTGGGACTTTTATATAACAATTATATTTGTCAGTTTAGAAGAACTGAAGCAGAACTACTTATGGCTACACTCCACAGTTAATGCTTCCTGGTCAGGAATGTAGTCTCCTGCtattttcaagcatattttcttttgtccaTGGGCTGCcctttttcgtttttttctgcGTGTTTAGTCGTATCATTTCATGGCAGAGGCTTCAAAAGTTTCATTCTAGTtataaatttgtgtgtttttctgagAATGGTGGCAGATCCACACTAGGCAATAGTGAAAAGTCCTATCCCACTGGCCTCTGCCTGGTGGGTTTGACACCTTATCAGTTGTTAGTCAATTCTATGAAAAATTTAATCGGTCAACCCCTATCaggaatttgactggagttgtgtcaggggGAGAGGATTATCAGGCCTAGAGCTTTCGGGGCTCAGATTTCAGGGCCAGTGCTGCGAGGCCAAacgtttacatgtaattaaatggaaacttacaggagaagaaaatttaaatatgaatcaaataccactgaaaagagtatgcatttccttgcaggtgcatgccataaaaaattctaatatgtacctcaacttgataacttaaaaataaagtcagcaccaaaatccgtTGTGGGGGACTCCATTTTGCttaactagtcctgaagtcttctgtgctaagaggagaattgccatctaaaaccgccaaagtgcagtttgtacatttccagtagaactcttcctcccagaaggtagcgaacagtacagttttcTGCTTGACGGTCGGGAAAcagttccgagtttacacgaacaagccagcagttttaataACTCttattggctgagaggcaacacactcccagcataaattacagggtgttaaaaatggagaatgcgatggactcagcaatttatgccagctttgccatatTCAGTCTTTACgtgaaaaatcacaaaattatgcagcaggcaccaccagataaataaaaatgtgctcttttcagcctatagtgtcatgtttttaagttttcttctccattaATTGTGGTCTGTGGCCTTACTAAGCAaactcaggggagataaccaagtTGCATTACCTTCAAACCCAGTCTCTTCCTGGTATCGTGCTCTGGTTCACCCGCCCACCTCAAGAAAGTGCATACATCCTTGGACAACTGACTCTGTGTAGCTGGTGTACCTGAAGAACATGGGATGCATTTCCAGTGACTAATCTCGTATAACAGTCATGTCCTCAAGCTCAAAACCATTGCACTTCCAATTATAAGGCCAAACTTGGATACACCTGGCTCCAGGATCAAAAAGTGGTCTTAGAGTCTGATTTGGTCTCAACTACAAAATAATTTACTGCGTGGAAATATTGATTTGTGCtaggtatttttatttttacacttcGAGAAGTCTTAGATTTTACGACAAACTTGAAAATAACCatttaaattcaaatataaGCTCAGAAATAAGCGAAAAGATCCTAAATACCATGGGACACAACCAGTTTTCAAAGGTGATTCTCATTTGTTTCACTGTGGAATGTGTCTTTTGTCAGgtcaaatgatattttaaatCATCACTTTGGCCAggtagatatacatatatatttttattctgttcacaACCTAATGGTCAATAGTCCAGTCTTCAGAAATTGACTTTTTACAGTTGTTGCAACTGGAAATAGTTTTGTATGTGACAGGTTTACTTATCTTTTCTCTGATGACAAATATATTATACCCAAGCGAACATACCATCTTCATACTCTATGATCTCATTGTAGAGAGCCTGGGCCATGGCTATAGCTCCACCCGGGAAGTATGGGTTATAGTAGAGGCCCTCTCGTAGATTAGTTCCCGCTGGAGCGTCCGTGTAGCCAGTTAGCAGAGAGAACACATAGTCCTAACAAACAAACACCAGTTTAACAGGTCATACTAATATGAACTtatcatttaaaagaaaagaacacatttatacaacttataccttaaatgaaagcgCTGTacttaaaattaaatgaaatacctCAATTTTCTTCCTGCAGTActtgttatttgagtatttaacatttaaacattataGCCTTAGATGTCTCCTTTAGGCGGACATTTTAACAACATCCTGCTTAACTTTGCCCCGTGGTTCACATGTTGGCAGCCTACAGCCATTCATGTAGGCAATATGTGGCCCTTTAGTACtattcattttttgagttgGCTTTCACAGGCCCTAAAATCCAAGACTATCACTACATAGGTACATCCTTAGCTAGGATTGGAAATGCAGGTTAATCATATGGAAGGAGTAAACCCTTAAGCACATGTGAcatcacaatgaatattcaagagggGAAAATGAGGCTTTTCACAGGAACGAATGTGTTAGAACCATTAAACAGTACATGGGTTTAAGAAAGTAAAAAGAAGATGTTCTAATCTgattatttttacttatttatttaatgtcaaCACTTTCTTTCATTAATGAATGCCAACTGATGAGAGAATCCTGTTGATCTggcaagatttatttatttgatttactcctctaatatatttaacaatatttctcttataccacagcggccaggcaggccttcccacgtacgaccgcagAGGGGGAAGTCAGCTTGAgatggccttgaactcacagtgatggcatttgtgagaggcttgaTCTGGTAAGAGTTATCCACCCTAATCTGATGATTACCTCCCTTCTATGATGTGTGATCAGTTCAGGTGTGGACATCCTACAACCAGTTTTTAAATCAACCGAAGCCTCCACATCATGTAATCATAGGTTTCTATGATAGATGTTTGCATGTGTTATATCACTGATCCATTAAGCTGCTGCAATACTATCACGAGGCCACTAGAATTGCACATtccttctaatttttgggacacttggtctgctctttttagccaatatacataaAATTGTAGCAGGTAGATTTCCTCTTGGtccacatggttagtccatctaatgaaaaacatattcatatcttgaCTTTTCAAAAAAACTTGTAACTCATTGCTTTCAGCacaactaatatctgtcctaaaaattagaagagttaaagtacatgtaaactccCAACATATGCATGCATGGTCTATACAGATCATGACAGCACGTTTGAGATGATCTTACAGAGGAATAGAGATTTACCCTCGTAAGATCCAGTCAATTTTTCCTGTGCACAGTTCACAAGACTATTTGAAGCCATAAACAAGTGGTATTCATAGGCATTTcatgaaattcattttaacaTGATTTTAAATTTGGAATCTTTTACGTAAAACATTTGAGTTTATTCCTTGTATCAGCATAATAGTTAGTCCCTTTCCTGGAGAACTTTTAATTTattccacgtacatgtatctgtgtgagaattttttttagattattcCCTGTATCTGTGTGACAAACTATGAACATTGTGTTTTACctaaagttaagcatttttcaagttCTGATAAATTCATCCACATCATAAGGCCACTTAAAAGTCTtttgtgaaattaaaataattttttccagaaatgtatgtgttggcatcaaaagtattattttaaagcctttatcTGAAAGTTCCGTTTTTACATACTAAACTTCATGTGAAATACACTATATTCCATGATCTGCCTGAAATTTGGAGTTTTCTCCTTTTCTTGCATGCTGTTACAAGACTCACCTCTCCTCCATGTCGAGCCAGAGTGATGTAGCTGAGGTCAGGAGGCAGGGCACCCTCATTAGCAGCTCGTGCAGCCTCTGGGTTGGGGTAAGGGTCAGGGAACCGGTCAGACAGCTTTCCAGGCCTCTGGAACATTTTGCCTTCCTCGTCTGGACCATCAGTGACCATAACCTGAGATTTATTAAAGTAATAATAAATGCAGGAACAAGAGAAAGGTCAGTTTTATACAGTGCAAGATGAGTACAGAAGCAATACTAAAGCcaaccacttattgtcatctGGGCTCATGTAAAGTGAGCCCCATGTCCAAAACCGGGGTGGACAAAGAATTCGGCAGATCTGGAGTTCTTTCCCTCACCTCAGCGGCCTCTGCCTTGGCCTCCTCCTCTGTGTGTGAGACACCGATCAGGTTCCTGTAGCAGAGGTATTCCATGCTGTGACAGGCTGAGCATACCTGTTTGTACACCTGGTAGCCACGCCGAATACTGCAACAGTTTAGAACAGTGTCATTATTGACTTAATTTGTAATGACCtgggtttgtttatttatttatctgattggtgttttatgccgtactcaagaatatttcacttatacgacggcggtcagcattatggtgggaggaaaccaagcacaggctggggaaaacccatgaccatccacaggttgctggcagaccgtcccatgtacggccagagtggaaaccagcatgagttggacttgaactcacagcgactgcattggtgagaggctcacctcagtcattacgctgcgctagcatgctaaccaactgagccacagaggccgcGACCTGGGTTTAATGTGAGGTCATCATTCTTATTTTAAGCTCTTGTCAAAACATGTGAatggcaaaacattttaaactcTAAGGCCCCATGATGGCAAACAAGTTTACAATGTATGTGGACGAAACCAGACGAAGCCCAGCTACACAACCAAACACCTTACCAGGATGCAGACAAATGCCAATCTAAAAACGACGACAAAAGCAACTTCATTGGTCCTGGGCTAGGAAACCTCTACCAGAAGTCATAAGCCTCTCTGGGCAATGGTTCAGTCATCCTGAAGAAAACACTAGCTCTGTCATTCTACTCAAATTTTTGTGCAGTTTCAGTGATGTTCAAAACAGCAACTCGGCATACGTACAAAATACATAACTAAACCATGGAGATCATTCAGGTATAGGTGTCATTTAGAAGATGGATTAAgcaacagtattatcgttattagggattacactttctgaatatagcacagattcacaCAAAACCTAATGTTTTCATAGTGCATGTTCATGATGCATATTCACTGTAGAGTCTACTGGTCAACTACTTTCTATTTTAGAAGGCTTGCTCAttgagtggtctagacggttgacatgtattgctggcgatttggtgcctgactctgaggtcgctgctTCGCAACCCGTAGCCAATTTTCAACACCCAAATCTGTGCAATGTTCAGGAAGTGAAtcctaataacgataatactgtcgCAGAGATCACTGTCATACACTTATTAACTTGTTGCCAACAGCTAAAGGCTAAGTCAGCTTGGTAGAGTCTGGCCAAGGGTTTTAATAGGGTTCATGACATTGACTCCACCACAAGTTAATGACTGTTATAATACTAAGGTAAATATCATACAGGTTGTGTGGGGTGAGGCAGCATATTTTCTGATCCTGAAAGGTTGCGCTAGATTGGAACCAGACATCAAGCCATCATAAAGTGTAAAAGTACAGCACAATGTCTACAATGTTTATACAATGTATCAATTTC
Proteins encoded in this window:
- the LOC135465567 gene encoding cytochrome c1, heme protein, mitochondrial-like — its product is MATICVRSPNRSLLRAFSVIHPPQANISSFKNFSKGKKAVACAVAAGGVGVAVALTTAVGAAELLLHPPKYPWSHRGVFSSLDHASIRRGYQVYKQVCSACHSMEYLCYRNLIGVSHTEEEAKAEAAEVMVTDGPDEEGKMFQRPGKLSDRFPDPYPNPEAARAANEGALPPDLSYITLARHGGEDYVFSLLTGYTDAPAGTNLREGLYYNPYFPGGAIAMAQALYNEIIEYEDGTPATQSQLSKDVCTFLRWAGEPEHDTRKRLGLKALFLFTLLLGTAYYFKRHKWTVIKSRQLAYRKR